One region of Candidatus Effluviviaceae Genus I sp. genomic DNA includes:
- a CDS encoding sulfurtransferase TusA family protein yields the protein SDVRSWAKRAGHELVSVENDGSVFRFLIRRKA from the coding sequence TCCGATGTCCGGAGCTGGGCGAAGCGCGCCGGGCACGAGCTCGTCTCGGTCGAGAACGACGGGAGCGTGTTCCGGTTCCTCATCAGAAGGAAGGCATAG